From Anopheles funestus chromosome 3RL, idAnoFuneDA-416_04, whole genome shotgun sequence, a single genomic window includes:
- the LOC125767990 gene encoding elongation of very long chain fatty acids protein: MNPDVQISEPSNGILDRVMRFFVDNQDERTKEWFLSGSITPLIMILVTYLYFCLYAGPRYMAKRKPFKLENVLIAYNAVQVLLSIVLVYEGIEGGWRKHYNYSCQPVDYSRNPVAMRMARAVWMYYMCKVVELLDTVFFVLRKKQNQVSFLHVYHHTLMPICGFIGVKYFAGGHGTLLGVINSFIHVCMYAYYMLAAMGPKVQKYLWWKRYLTVMQIVQFIIVFFHTVQVQFQPNCSYPKSIAALLTLNAGLFIYMFSSFYVHSYIRKTNAAAKRTAKPGEENNNQLECKPKDAVEVNTRTAVMATGEIKKEL, translated from the exons ATGAATCCAGACGTGCAGATAAGTGAACCCAGCAACGGCATCCTGGACCGTGTGATGAGGTTTTTCGTTGATAAtcaag ATGAGCGCACGAAGGAGTGGTTCCTGTCTGGATCGATCACCCCCCTGATCATGATCCTTGTGACGTACCTGTACTTCTGCCTGTACGCTGGTCCCCGCTATATGGCGAAGCGAAAGCCCTTCAAGCTGGAGAATGTGCTGATTGCGTACAATGCGGTCCAGGTGTTGCTCAGCATCGTGTTAGTGTATGAA gGTATTGAAGGCGGTTGGAGGAAACATTACAATTACTCGTGTCAACCTGTGGACTACAGTCGAAACCCGGTAGCAATGAGG ATGGCTCGTGCCGTTTGGATGTACTACATGTGCAAGGTCGTGGAGCTGCTCGATACGGTGTTCTTCGTACTGCGGAAGAAACAGAACCAGGTTTCGTTCCTGCACGTCTACCACCACACCTTGATGCCAATCTGTGGCTTCATTGGCGTCAAGTACTTTGCCG GGGGCCACGGTACGCTGTTGGGCGTCATCAACTCGTTCATCCATGTCTGCATGTATGCGTACTATATGCTGGCCGCAATGGGCCCTAAG GTCCAAAAGTATCTGTGGTGGAAACGTTATCTGACCGTAATGCAGATC GTTCAGTTCATTATCGTGTTCTTCCACACTGTTCAGGTACAGTTCCAGCCCAACTGTTCCTATCCGAAATCAATCGCCGCCCTGCTCACACTGAACGCCGGCCTGTTCATCTACATGTTCAGCTCGTTCTACGTGCACTCGTACATCCGCAAAACGAATGCGGCCGCGAAGCGCACCGCAAAGCCCGGcgaggaaaacaacaaccagtTGGAGTGCAAACCAAAGGACGCCGTCGAGGTGAACACGCGGACAGCCGTAATGGCGACGGGCGAGATTAAGAAGGAGCTGTAG